Genomic segment of Psychrobacter sanguinis:
TAAGTAGGGCGTAAGTAGTTCACAATTTTGATAAGTTAATTATTGTCTTGTCATAGTGTTAAAATAAAATAGTCTAACGCTAAAATAGCCATTGACTAATTTTTCAGTGAAAATCATTATAAAATAGTCGCTAGGGTAGAAGTGTTATAAGCCTGTGTCTGTGCTTTGAGTTTGGTAACCTGTATCGTCGCCAATCATCGATATTTCTAAGCACTGATGTTTGCAATAACTGGAAAATTCCTCTTCAACACTGTCCATCGTATAATCCGATGCTTAACGTATCAAAATGTTCAATCGTCTCTAAATGACTGTTTAAGCAATCTTCTAAAAATATAAATAACTCACCAAGCAACTCTTTTAACAGCTTTTTAAAGAATTCTCTAAATAAATACGGTGTATCACGCTTAATGAATCAACCCAGTTTATCTGTGCCTGTTATTGGCTATCATCGATCCGCTTTATCGCAAAAATTTGGTATTCCGCGTCAGCCTAATTTGGTTGAATTACCTAGCGTGATTGAGATGCTTGCTCCCTATAATACGGCGGATGCTTTCGAAGGTATCGAAGCGTTTAGTCATCTTTGGATTACTTGGCATACCCATCATAATTACCTAAGTAAAACTCAACAGTCGGACAATCACGATAATCCTCAAACGGCACAATCGTTAGAGGAGGTTGCAGTATTTAAGCCCAAAGTACGCCCCCCAAGACTGGGCGGTAATACCAAGCTTGGGGTATTTGCCACACGCAGCACTTATCGTCCGTCACAATTGGGATTGTCAGTGGTAAAGTTGATTAAAGTCGAGTGGGCAGAAACGTCTATTAGACTGCATATCTCTGGGGCGGATATGGTAGATGGGACGCCTATTATCGATATTAAGCCCTATATTGCTTATAGCGATGCTATCCCTGAGGCGGTCAGCGGCTTTGCACCTGATAAGCCACTGCTTAAGTCTGTTGAAATAAGTGATACGGCCCATCAACAATTAGACCGTGTATTGGCTCAATCACAACTGGAATCGTCACAACATCAGCCCATAAAAGGACAGCCAGCTACGTTATTAACCCCTGAGGATGTCGATATCATTTATCAATTGATTGCTCAAGACCCGAGACCTGCTTATCGCCAACAACAGTCTGATCGGGTTTTTTATATGCGTTATAAAAATTACGATATCGGCTTTCAGACCCAAAATAGCCCTGATCAAGCAAGCGGTCATAACCCTGACAAGCAGAGTAGTGATACGGACGCTATATTGCCCTCAATGATGCAACAACAGCAGCAGCAACAACAGAAGTTAGTAATCGTATCAATAACCGCCGTTAATTAATGTTTTAGGAACTTGTTGTTATTAAAACTGAGTGAGCTTGATTAAAACTGACTAATCTTGCTAGGCATTAGTAGGCCATAATACTTATGTGTCTTAATAAAACATTGTCAGTCCTTACCGAGGCTAACTTGAATTTAGTTCACTAATAACGATAATAGTCACAGTTCATCTAACAAGTCTTTTGCTATTATTTGGTAGGCACTGTTTAGTAAGCCTTGTTTAGATAATTATTTAAATATGAGACGTAAAGAGTCATAATTTTTTAAATCCAACAATAAATTCAATTCGCTAAAAATTCAATTCGATAAAAAAAGAGTCATTATGTATACAGACAGTCATTGTCACCTAAACCGTTTAGATTTAACCGCTCATGACGGTAAGCTTGATGGCGTTATTGACGCCATGAAACAGGCCAACGTAAGCCGAGCCATGGCCATCATGTGCGACTTTGCAGAATATGATGAGATTTATGATATTATCACCAAATTTGGCGATGAAACGCTGAATCTTGGCATGAGTGTTGGGATTCACCCTTGTGAAGATTTGCAAGTTCTAAAGTCTGCCACAGTTGAACGTCTAGTAGAAATGGCGGCAGCGGATCATGTTTGGGCCATTGGAGAGACTGGTTTAGATTACTACTGGAGCGATGAAAACAAACAGGAGCAACAAGCCAGTCTAGCGCGTCATATCCATGCCAGCCAACAGTTGAAAAAACCTCTCGTGGTGCATACCCGTGAGGCCAAGCACGATACGATAGATATTTTAAAGGCTGAAAAAGCAGAGCATGGTATTATTCACTGTTTCACTGAAGATTGGGAGACGGCGAAGCAGGCGTTGGATTTGGGTTTTTATATCTCATTTTCAGGGATTGTCAGCTTTAAAAATGCACAAAGCTTACGCGATGCTGCCCTAAAAGTTCCTAGAGATCGTTTGCTTATTGAAACAGACAGTCCTTATTTGGCCCCCGTACCTAAGCGCGGCAAGTCAAACGAACCGGCTTATGTGCCTTATGTAGCAACCTGCCTTGGAGATCTATTTGGGATAAGTAGTGAAGAGGTAGGAAGGCTTACCACAAAAAATTTCGAGGATTTACTGGCACAAGCTCAATAAAATGAGTATGCTATATAGGGCATGACTAATCAGTCATTAACTTCTTGAGTTTTGGAGTCGTTAATAAGTCTCTATTAAAAGTAGATATTATTCATCAAAGATTATACAAGGT
This window contains:
- a CDS encoding TatD family hydrolase, with protein sequence MYTDSHCHLNRLDLTAHDGKLDGVIDAMKQANVSRAMAIMCDFAEYDEIYDIITKFGDETLNLGMSVGIHPCEDLQVLKSATVERLVEMAAADHVWAIGETGLDYYWSDENKQEQQASLARHIHASQQLKKPLVVHTREAKHDTIDILKAEKAEHGIIHCFTEDWETAKQALDLGFYISFSGIVSFKNAQSLRDAALKVPRDRLLIETDSPYLAPVPKRGKSNEPAYVPYVATCLGDLFGISSEEVGRLTTKNFEDLLAQAQ
- the tsaA gene encoding tRNA (N6-threonylcarbamoyladenosine(37)-N6)-methyltransferase TrmO; protein product: MNQPSLSVPVIGYHRSALSQKFGIPRQPNLVELPSVIEMLAPYNTADAFEGIEAFSHLWITWHTHHNYLSKTQQSDNHDNPQTAQSLEEVAVFKPKVRPPRLGGNTKLGVFATRSTYRPSQLGLSVVKLIKVEWAETSIRLHISGADMVDGTPIIDIKPYIAYSDAIPEAVSGFAPDKPLLKSVEISDTAHQQLDRVLAQSQLESSQHQPIKGQPATLLTPEDVDIIYQLIAQDPRPAYRQQQSDRVFYMRYKNYDIGFQTQNSPDQASGHNPDKQSSDTDAILPSMMQQQQQQQQKLVIVSITAVN